The Pseudomonadota bacterium DNA segment GTAGACGGTGAGCGCCGCCACCGACACCGCCACGAGCGCCTCCATCTCCGCGCCGGTCCTCCCCGTGACGACGATCGAGGATGCGAGCGCGACCCCCGCCTCCCCGAGTGTCGCCTCGACGTCGACGTGCTCGAGGGCGAGCGGGTGGCACAGCGGCACGAGCTCCGCCGTGCGCTTGGCCGCGAGGATACCGGCCACGCGGGCGGCCTCGAGCGGATCGCCCTTGGGGCCGCGGCCCTCGCGCAGCGCCGCGATCGTCTCCTCCCGCATGGAGACCGAGCCCGTCGCGCGCGCCGTCCGGCGCGTGATCTCCTTGCCCGAGACGTCGACCATGCGCGCCTCCCCGCCCTCGCCCACGTGCGTCAGCTTCCCCATGCCGCGTCTCCTCTCGTCGTCACCCGCCGACCTTCCACATCTCCCTCCGCGCGCTCCAGGGCGCCGTCTCGGGCTTCCTGCGGATCGCCTCCGCCACCGCGCGCTCGACGTCCGCCGCGACGTGGGGCCTGCGGAGCGTTGCTCGGACGTCCACCGACACGTCCGAGGCGAGGCACGGCTTCAGGGCGCCGTCCGGCGTGAGCCGGATCTTGTTGCAGGCGCCGCAGAACGGCCGCGTGATGGGCGAGATGAACCCCACGACCGCGCCGCGGTGCGCGAAGCGGCGCACGTGCGGTTCGCCGGGCTCCTGCGGCAACGGCGCGACCTCGTCCCCGCCCGCCCGGAGCGCCTCGAGGGCGTCGGCCTCGCTGAACGACTCCGCCGTACGCTCGAACGGCATGAGCTCGATGAACCGGAGGCCCGCGCCGCGCCC contains these protein-coding regions:
- the moaC gene encoding cyclic pyranopterin monophosphate synthase MoaC, translated to MGKLTHVGEGGEARMVDVSGKEITRRTARATGSVSMREETIAALREGRGPKGDPLEAARVAGILAAKRTAELVPLCHPLALEHVDVEATLGEAGVALASSIVVTGRTGAEMEALVAVSVAALTVYDMCKALDREMVIGSIRLEEKTGGRSGAYVRGRP